One segment of Gemmatimonadota bacterium DNA contains the following:
- a CDS encoding tetratricopeptide repeat protein, with product MRAIPYGSPLIGTRARSASLLVSSASTNRQTRHENVKASPFFEIPWYNLFRNYIPTRRFIFNYGLSDYTQTEVIEMSGLSKCLWLLILILPGFSAGSELLRRAETFYANKDYQSCIQTAAEVLKADSCSAQAHTLIGKSFGRLGRLNLADEHFQQAIHCDSLFAEAYYGLGTVAFFQNNYESAAKGLERAMGLGLHTPNAYRNLSAIYIKQQKWVLAREIGERGLEIDPDNSEIKINLAAIYEGLKLYRKAIELSESALKNSPEDVHNNIALAVLNLKVGFFDQALAILDRVEENRRAIRRKGETLFYLEKFENAFPYLKQSIYADQLGNKKQHPDKDILLMVAETFYEIGQVDSSKFYFNMLKKNATTKIDIDYATHALENLNQDKGGERLFVSQVPFYAQGRGVTCLKAAILSVMRYWDGAENQAEDWLTLEDRVEDNLSALYALSEAFPELSIHYFNWDFEQIEEALKSGCPPVALIADQDPDLSHTVTVVGIDYQRDVIIVNDPAIHKLHKLPLADFQEYWKRGRNGIFLVLPKQREQDISLVPNNRANPLSLLLVGYGRFKSEQFVTASNYFDRFLKLDTPYFFKILLADVYIKMEKLTKAEQVIQQAIQQRGDDPVGWMSLARIVDRKHEYKKAKELSQKAINLADGKYQTAHLVLALSYFSDGNKKSALEYLNKALTLFPNRGAKNFMIYYWLGVVQFSMGEVNESLESFRKSAELRGGYSPAWTAIKLVSEVNGKRIEKAEADKLLSRLMNPE from the coding sequence ATGCGCGCTATACCATACGGATCGCCTTTGATTGGGACAAGAGCAAGAAGCGCGTCGTTATTGGTTTCATCGGCCAGCACCAACAGACAGACGCGACATGAGAATGTGAAAGCCAGCCCTTTTTTTGAAATTCCTTGGTATAATTTGTTCAGAAATTATATTCCTACACGCCGATTTATCTTTAATTATGGATTGTCTGATTACACCCAGACCGAGGTTATTGAAATGAGTGGTCTATCAAAATGCCTGTGGCTTTTGATTCTCATACTCCCTGGGTTTTCTGCTGGTAGTGAGTTGTTGCGCCGTGCAGAGACCTTTTATGCGAACAAAGATTATCAAAGCTGTATCCAGACAGCAGCAGAAGTTCTCAAAGCAGATTCTTGTTCTGCCCAGGCCCACACTCTGATTGGTAAAAGTTTTGGGCGTTTAGGACGATTAAACTTAGCTGATGAACATTTTCAGCAAGCTATCCACTGCGATAGTTTATTTGCCGAAGCGTACTATGGCCTGGGGACCGTTGCTTTTTTTCAGAATAATTATGAATCGGCAGCAAAAGGACTTGAACGGGCGATGGGTCTGGGTTTGCACACGCCAAATGCTTATCGCAATCTTTCTGCGATATACATAAAACAACAGAAGTGGGTACTGGCACGGGAAATTGGTGAAAGAGGATTGGAAATTGATCCGGATAATAGTGAGATAAAAATAAATCTTGCGGCAATTTATGAGGGACTAAAATTATATCGAAAAGCGATTGAGCTATCAGAAAGCGCATTGAAGAATAGCCCTGAAGATGTTCACAATAACATTGCGCTTGCAGTGCTAAACTTAAAAGTAGGGTTTTTTGATCAAGCTCTTGCGATCCTTGATCGGGTTGAAGAAAATCGTCGGGCTATACGAAGAAAAGGCGAAACCCTCTTTTATCTGGAGAAGTTTGAAAACGCGTTCCCCTACTTAAAGCAAAGCATTTACGCTGACCAACTCGGAAACAAAAAGCAACATCCTGATAAAGATATACTTCTTATGGTAGCTGAGACTTTTTATGAAATCGGTCAAGTGGATAGTTCTAAATTTTATTTTAATATGCTGAAGAAAAATGCCACAACTAAGATAGACATCGATTATGCAACGCACGCCCTTGAGAATCTGAATCAGGACAAGGGCGGTGAACGTTTATTTGTATCCCAGGTGCCATTTTACGCTCAAGGGCGAGGTGTCACTTGCCTTAAAGCCGCAATTTTATCTGTGATGAGATATTGGGACGGTGCTGAAAATCAGGCCGAAGATTGGTTGACGCTGGAAGACCGGGTTGAGGATAATCTGTCAGCACTTTACGCACTATCAGAGGCATTTCCCGAACTGTCTATTCACTATTTTAATTGGGATTTCGAGCAAATAGAAGAAGCCCTCAAGTCAGGATGTCCCCCTGTTGCTTTGATAGCTGATCAAGACCCAGACCTGAGTCATACTGTAACCGTTGTTGGGATTGATTATCAGCGCGATGTCATTATTGTCAATGATCCTGCAATCCACAAATTGCACAAACTTCCTCTGGCCGACTTTCAAGAATATTGGAAGCGAGGAAGAAACGGTATCTTTCTCGTACTCCCCAAACAACGAGAACAAGACATATCTCTGGTGCCAAATAATAGGGCAAATCCGTTGTCACTTTTATTGGTCGGCTATGGCCGTTTTAAGTCGGAACAGTTCGTCACGGCATCAAATTACTTTGATCGATTTTTGAAACTCGATACACCCTATTTTTTCAAGATATTGTTGGCAGATGTGTATATCAAAATGGAGAAACTGACTAAAGCAGAACAGGTGATTCAACAGGCGATTCAACAGCGTGGAGATGATCCTGTTGGATGGATGAGTCTGGCACGTATAGTAGATAGAAAGCACGAATACAAAAAAGCAAAAGAACTGTCTCAAAAAGCCATCAATCTGGCAGATGGAAAATATCAAACAGCACATTTGGTGCTGGCTTTGAGTTATTTTTCTGATGGAAATAAAAAAAGTGCGCTTGAATATCTCAACAAAGCACTAACGCTGTTTCCAAATCGTGGGGCCAAGAATTTTATGATTTACTATTGGCTCGGGGTTGTCCAGTTTTCTATGGGAGAAGTCAATGAATCTCTTGAAAGTTTTCGCAAATCCGCAGAATTGAGAGGGGGCTATTCTCCTGCCTGGACTGCAATCAAATTGGTCTCTGAAGTTAATGGAAAGCGCATAGAAAAGGCTGAAGCAGATAAATTGCTCTCCAGGCTAATGAATCCTGAATAA